The genomic window CAAATACGCCTCATATATCACGTCAGTGGACAAAAACTATGAAAATAAAAATTCAATTTTAAGCAGTATTGGCGTAGGTGATATTTATGGCACAGCGGAACTGGGCAGGTATATTTCCGCTAAACCTCTTTCCTGGGGATATTCGGACCACCAAATGTTTCCGGCGTTTTGGCAAATTATAAATGAAAAAACCCAGAGTCCATTTCTAGCCATGATTTCCACCATAGACAGTCATCCGCCGTTTAATTTATCCGCGGACATTATTAAATACGGCGATGGCAAGAATAACCTGCTGAACTCCGTATATTCTACCGATGACGCCTTTGCGAAATTTTGGAATGATTTTAAGGCCAGTGATTTATCCAAAAATACAATTTTAATTGCCGTGGCCGACCACGCCGTTTTTCCGGCCGCTTATACAAAAGATATTTTTCCCGATGTGGCCGGCAAAATTAGTTTTTATGATGAAAATATGTTTATGATGTATGTTCCCGACACTGTTTTGCCGAAAAGCGTTGACATGTATTCATCCGGGCTTGATTTTACGCCCACCCTTTTGCAAATTTTAAATATAAACGTGCCAAATTCGTTTGAGGGCCATTCAATTTTTGACGACCAAAAAAATTACCCCAATCTTTTGGGTATGCATGAATTGGAATTATACATAAACCAAATCGGGCCGGACGGAAAAAGAATTATCAGCCATGACATACCGACAGACATTAGTTGCGGTCCGGATGATTACACCACTACTACAAACACACCACTAACTCCGTGTGAGTATCTGGATTTTTATAAATGGGAAAAACAGATGTTTGAGCAGGGGAGAATGTGGTAGGTTGACGGCTTAATCCATTGACAAAAAGGGTTTTTTAGGGTATCCTGTAGGCACAACAGGAGGCACACAATGACCGCCATTGAGCGCAAGCAGGCGAGTTTCAAGCAGAAGAAGTTGCTGGCTCATATCGCCAGGTTTCTCATCCTGGTGATCTGGACAGTTGTCGTGGCCTTCAGTGCCTTTTACAAGTGGCATGAGAATGCGGTGATTTTCACCGCGACCTCCTTCGCCTTCATAGTGGTGCTCCTCATTGAGGAGTGGCGCCGGAGGCAGGATGTGAAGTACCTCAATTGGTGGGAGAGCGAATACACACAGTTGGCGCAGGATTACGCCAATGCGATCAAGGCCGCCACCAGTTCCGCGCAAGCAGAGCTTCAGTACCGAAGGGCCGTGCAGTATCTGGAGACCTTCCGCCCTCCCTGGGGGCGTACCTGACTCACGCGAGCGCGCGGTTGTTGCTAAGGGGGCATGCAGTTCCGGTTCGGGACTGCTTTTTTCTTTTCATAATCTTTTTTCTATGATAAACTATTTCCGTATGCCATATAACATTTTAAACGCCGAAGAGTTTTCCAAACTAAAAAACATGGAGCCAAACCGGTTTAAGCATGATTGCAAAGATTCAGTGTATTTGGATTTGCGCGGTTTGGCCTTGGAGCCGTCAGCCGGTTTTGAAGTTGGCCGTTTACAACATCTGGCCAAAATTTTGCGCGGACTTATTTTTGCCACAGTTGAGGGGGCGCAGTCCGGCCATCCGGGCGGAAGCAGTTCCAAAGTTGAACAATTTTTGGCTATGGTTTTTGGCGGCGCGATGAGTTTTGATCCCACTGATCCAAAAAATCCCGGACGGGACAGAGTTATTTGGAGCGCCGGCCACTGCACCCCACTCTTATATAGCGGCCTGGCGTTAATATATGAAACCTTACGCCGCAGCGGCAGGCAATTTTCCGAAGCGGTTTTACATCCGATTTTTCCCGAGGACTTGATTCGTTTTCGTCATGTTGATGGACCATCCGGACATGCGGAAAGTTTTCACCCGTTATCAGATTACAGCACCGGCCCTTCCGGCCATGGTCTGGCTGCCGCCGGGGGCATTGCCATCACCCACCGCTCCTGCGGATTAGACACTAAGGTTTGGGTGTTTATGGGCGACGCGGAAAGCGAAGAAGGCATGAGTTATGAAGCCCGTAATGTTTTAGCCGCCACCGGCACAAAAAATATCATCGTCAGTTTGGACTTCAACCATTACGGCATTGACGGAAATATAAACGAAGTTATTTCTTCGGATTACCTTAATCATTGGCTGGGTATGGGTTGGAATGTAATAGAGGCAGACGGACACAATCTGACGGAGTTAAACTACGCCTACAAATTGGCGGCGCAGGGGTTTGACAACAGCGCGCCTGCCGTGATCATTGCCCATACTACAAAAGGCAAGTGTTATGGCTCAAAAGAAAATTCCCAGACCTCGCACGGCAGTCAAGTCGCTCATGATGAATATATAAAAATAGAAAACGAGCTTGGTTTTGCAGTCCCCGGCAATAAGGGGAATGTCATGGAAGACATTGCCACCATTTTTGAAAATTTAAAAGAAGAAGATGAATTGTATCTTGATTCCCGTTTTAAAGTCACGGCTGAAAATATCAAATCCGAAGCGAAATTAGTTGAACAGATGAAAAAATCTCTATCCGGCCGGCCGATAGTAAAACCGCAAACCATAAAACGTCCGGATAAACTCCCGCCGGAATTGGTCTTTGAACAGGACACAAAGGTCTCTACGCGCAAGGCCGCGCAGGCCTGGATGAAGTGGCTGATGACC from Patescibacteria group bacterium includes these protein-coding regions:
- a CDS encoding 1-deoxy-D-xylulose-5-phosphate synthase N-terminal domain-containing protein, with product MPYNILNAEEFSKLKNMEPNRFKHDCKDSVYLDLRGLALEPSAGFEVGRLQHLAKILRGLIFATVEGAQSGHPGGSSSKVEQFLAMVFGGAMSFDPTDPKNPGRDRVIWSAGHCTPLLYSGLALIYETLRRSGRQFSEAVLHPIFPEDLIRFRHVDGPSGHAESFHPLSDYSTGPSGHGLAAAGGIAITHRSCGLDTKVWVFMGDAESEEGMSYEARNVLAATGTKNIIVSLDFNHYGIDGNINEVISSDYLNHWLGMGWNVIEADGHNLTELNYAYKLAAQGFDNSAPAVIIAHTTKGKCYGSKENSQTSHGSQVAHDEYIKIENELGFAVPGNKGNVMEDIATIFENLKEEDELYLDSRFKVTAENIKSEAKLVEQMKKSLSGRPIVKPQTIKRPDKLPPELVFEQDTKVSTRKAAQAWMKWLMTQTAFFYAGAGDLSGSVLTNSAEQVYGIINKQNPLGRGVRFGIAEQNMAMMSAAMTQDVLPGNFQPISVFSTYAVFTGMIANCVRLALFNNSILSQKGFFILLASHDGPETGEDGPTHHGQFWMSLYDAFPGIKVYKPLDANETIEMLFYALEKGEPIVLSVGRPDVPVIKRIHTSPQDATLGAYVFKNYSNNNQEKIVLAISGSLILKNVLEILPELEKSLDVKIVAVTSPKLAGDRIGQILSTEEKDRVITLHNGWSGFLNSFILPEDYKARSIGVDNFLKSGKPDELYELAGLTPEKLKEKILESRSPKSDRLNPTHHLSQIA